The following are encoded together in the Triticum dicoccoides isolate Atlit2015 ecotype Zavitan chromosome 6B, WEW_v2.0, whole genome shotgun sequence genome:
- the LOC119322945 gene encoding S-(+)-linalool synthase, chloroplastic-like isoform X1, translating to MAAHVFSSVEPPLFSASPVAGVGGRRRRSFRPCMVTSPTRDSHAMADGFDFQEGLKSVKEMLHQNHKEKRKVMTDIDHLKRLCIDHYFQNEINDGMDACLNLVDSDDLLDATLSFRLLREDGYDISADEVLQKFVNENEDFNVDHTKDIRGLLSLQDISHLNMGEASLYKANDFSRKHLTSAIKHLDLNLARYVRHSLDHPYHVSLMQYKARHHLSYFQSLPTRNTAMEELALADFKLNKLQHQMEMQEVKRWWMGLGLAQEIPATRDQILKWYMFPMTILQGQSFSRYRIEITKIIAIVSIVDDIFDVVATQEELSRFTEAIRTWDLAAAASLPSYMRSCYSSLYTITNDIADMAEREHGLNPIDHLKKDWAMLFDAFLLEAKWLSANHVPSLDDYLSNGVITTGGPLALVHLFSMLGHDPTRDATNLTAGRIPPIISCPSKILRLWDDMGSAKDEAQDGLDGSYKELYLKENPGGDAKGHMLALIESEWGELNRECFSRRTFPPSMTRISLNLARMVRVLFGYGEGQTLPVLEEYIRMLLL from the exons ATGGCGGCGCACGTCTTCTCCTCCGTCGAGCCACCGCTGTTCTCAGCCTcgccggtggccggagttggcggccGGCGACGTCGATCCTTCCGCCCTTGCATGGTGACGAGCCCTACCCGGGACTCCCACGCGATGGCCGATGGTTTTGACTTCCAG gagggCCTGAAGAGTGTTAAGGAAATGCTGCATCAAAACCATAAGGAAAAGAGGAAGGTGATGACTGATATTGATCACCTCAAGCGCCTCTGCATCGACCACTATTTCCAAAACGAGATCAATGATGGCATGGATGCGTGCTTGAATCTTGTTGACAGTGATGATCTACTAGATGCAACACTTTCCTTCAGGCTACTGAGAGAAGATGGATATGATATTTCAGCAG ATGAGGTTCTTCAAAAGTTTGTCAATGAAAACGAGGACTTCAACGTTGATCATACCAAAGACATCAGAGGGTTGCTCAGCTTGCAGGACATATCACACTTGAACATGGGAGAAGCATCACTATACAAGGCAAATGACTTCTCAAGGAAACACCTCACTTCTGCAATTAAACACTTGGACCTAAACCTTGCAAGATATGTGAGGCATTCACTGGATCATCCCTACCATGTGAGCCTGATGCAGTACAAGGCTAGACACCACCTGAGCTATTTCCAGAGCTTGCCCACTCGGAACACTGCAATGGAGGAGCTGGCACTTGCAGACTTCAAGCTTAACAAGTTGCAGCATCAGATGGAAATGCAAGAGGTTAAGAG ATGGTGGATGGGCCTGGGATTGGCTCAAGAAATACCAGCTACGCGTGACCAAATTCTTAAATGGTACATGTTTCCCATGACTATCCTCCAGGGGCAATCCTTCTCCAGATACCGGATTGAGATAACCAAAATCATTGCAATTGTCAGTATTgtggatgacatctttgatgttgtTGCAACACAAGAGGAGCTTTCTCGCTTCACCGAGGCAATCAGAAC GTGGGATCTTGCAGCTGCTGCATCACTTCCAAGCTACATGAGATCATGCTACAGTTCTCTTTATACAATCACAAATGACATCGCAGATATGGCTGAAAGAGAACATGGGCTGAACCCTATTGATCATCTCAAAAAAGAT TGGGCCATGCTTTTCGATGCATTTTTGCTTGAGGCGAAATGGTTGTCTGCTAATCATGTTCCTTCCCTAGATGACTACCTATCGAACGGCGTCATCACTACAGGAGGACCACTTGCACTTGTGCATCTCTTTTCCATGCTAGGACATGATCCAACAAGGGATGCTACAAACCTCACGGCCGGCCGTATCCCTCCGATAATCTCCTGCCCGTCAAAGATCTTGAGACTTTGGGATGACATGGGCAGTGCCAAG GACGAAGCGCAAGATGGCCTGGACGGATCATACAAGGAGTTGTACCTGAAAGAGAACCCCGGTGGCGACGCGAAGGGGCATATGCTGGCGCTGATCGAGAGTGAGTGGGGGGAGCTCAACAGGGAGTGCTTCTCCAGGAGGACATTCCCGCCCAGCATGACCCGGATCTCGCTAAACCTCGCGAGGATGGTGAGGGTCCTCTTTGGCTACGGCGAAGGGCAGACGCTCCCCGTCCTTGAGGAGTACATAAGGATGCTCTTGTTATGA
- the LOC119322856 gene encoding putative HVA22-like protein g codes for MVVGSFITRALILVLGYAYPAYDCYKTVELNRPEIEQLRFWCQYWILLAMLTVFERVGDNFISWLPMYSEAKLAFIVYLWYPKTQGTSYVYESFFKPYIAKHESEIDRNLLELRTRASDIAVTYFHKVADYSQSRFHEILQYIASQSQGSRSQAQQQQQRPPPPRTRMANPAPPPVPAPTAPPMPPQAAQVPPTPPRMQVQDKGPVPVAPPGAVPPVQQQTPSCPGPVAGNSPPKSEDMLVDQSGPSTSNVPPRPTMPEDEETLIQEAIRLTRGRLRRRMGGSGPPSN; via the exons ATGGTTGTCGGATCATTCATCACCAGAGCTTTAAT ACTTGTTCTTGGATATGCATATCCAGCTTATGATTGTTACAAGACAGTGGAGCTGAATAGGCCTGAGATTGAGCAGTTGCGGTTCTGGTGTCAGTACTG GATTTTACTTGCAATGCTTACTGTTTTCGAGAGAGTTGGGGATAATTTCATATCATG GTTGCCAATGTATAGTGAAGCAAAGCTGGCTTTTATTGTGTATTTGTGGTATCCTAAGACACAG GGGACTTCATATGTCTATGAGTCGTTCTTCAAGCCTTATATCGCAAAACACGAATCTGAGATTGATCGCAATCTTCTTGAGTTGAGGACAAGGGCTAGTGATATTGCTGTTACTTACTTCCACAAGGTTGCAGACTACAGCCAGTCAAGGTTCCATGAAATCTTGCAATATATTGCTTCTCAATCACAAGGATCTCGTTCTCAG gcacagcaacagcagcagcgtCCACCACCTCCACGGACTCGGATGGCGAATCCTGCACCACCACCTGTTCCCGCACCAACGGCACCACCGATGCCGCCACAGGCCGCCCAAGTTCCTCCTACTCCACCAAGGATGCAGGTGCAAGATAAAGGCCCAGTTCCAGTTGCCCCTCCTGGCGCAGTGCCTCCTGTGCAGCAACAAACACCTTCCTGTCCTGGCCCTGTCGCCGGCAACAGCCCCCCAAAGAGTGAAGACATGCTGGTTGATCAATCTGGGCCTTCGACAAGCAACGTGCCACCCCGCCCAACAATGCCTGAAGACGAGGAGACGCTCATCCAGGAGGCTATTCGGTTGACTCGGGGCCGGCTCAGGAGGCGCATGGGTGGATCTGGACCTCCATCCAACTAG
- the LOC119326605 gene encoding protein EGG APPARATUS-1-like, whose product MEALKQKAKDMVTTREGALGAVAVVAGAVGAYFFWPAGVAAGAMMKAPGAAGFLISRAAFLANPQLYFHLLRTAGPKAAAAAFL is encoded by the coding sequence ATGGAGgcgctgaagcagaaggcgaaggaCATGGTCACCACGCGCGAGGGCGCGCTGGGAGCcgtggcggtggtcgccggcgccgTGGGCGCCTACTTCTTCTGGCCTGCCGGTGTGGCCGCCGGCGCCATGATGAAGGCCCCAGGCGCCGCCGGATTCCTCATCTCACGCGCGGCCTTcctggccaacccgcagctctactTCCATCTCCTGCGCACCGCCGGACCCAAGGCAGCGGCCGCCGCCTTCCTTTAG
- the LOC119322945 gene encoding S-(+)-linalool synthase, chloroplastic-like isoform X2 has translation MLHQNHKEKRKVMTDIDHLKRLCIDHYFQNEINDGMDACLNLVDSDDLLDATLSFRLLREDGYDISADEVLQKFVNENEDFNVDHTKDIRGLLSLQDISHLNMGEASLYKANDFSRKHLTSAIKHLDLNLARYVRHSLDHPYHVSLMQYKARHHLSYFQSLPTRNTAMEELALADFKLNKLQHQMEMQEVKRWWMGLGLAQEIPATRDQILKWYMFPMTILQGQSFSRYRIEITKIIAIVSIVDDIFDVVATQEELSRFTEAIRTWDLAAAASLPSYMRSCYSSLYTITNDIADMAEREHGLNPIDHLKKDWAMLFDAFLLEAKWLSANHVPSLDDYLSNGVITTGGPLALVHLFSMLGHDPTRDATNLTAGRIPPIISCPSKILRLWDDMGSAKDEAQDGLDGSYKELYLKENPGGDAKGHMLALIESEWGELNRECFSRRTFPPSMTRISLNLARMVRVLFGYGEGQTLPVLEEYIRMLLL, from the exons ATGCTGCATCAAAACCATAAGGAAAAGAGGAAGGTGATGACTGATATTGATCACCTCAAGCGCCTCTGCATCGACCACTATTTCCAAAACGAGATCAATGATGGCATGGATGCGTGCTTGAATCTTGTTGACAGTGATGATCTACTAGATGCAACACTTTCCTTCAGGCTACTGAGAGAAGATGGATATGATATTTCAGCAG ATGAGGTTCTTCAAAAGTTTGTCAATGAAAACGAGGACTTCAACGTTGATCATACCAAAGACATCAGAGGGTTGCTCAGCTTGCAGGACATATCACACTTGAACATGGGAGAAGCATCACTATACAAGGCAAATGACTTCTCAAGGAAACACCTCACTTCTGCAATTAAACACTTGGACCTAAACCTTGCAAGATATGTGAGGCATTCACTGGATCATCCCTACCATGTGAGCCTGATGCAGTACAAGGCTAGACACCACCTGAGCTATTTCCAGAGCTTGCCCACTCGGAACACTGCAATGGAGGAGCTGGCACTTGCAGACTTCAAGCTTAACAAGTTGCAGCATCAGATGGAAATGCAAGAGGTTAAGAG ATGGTGGATGGGCCTGGGATTGGCTCAAGAAATACCAGCTACGCGTGACCAAATTCTTAAATGGTACATGTTTCCCATGACTATCCTCCAGGGGCAATCCTTCTCCAGATACCGGATTGAGATAACCAAAATCATTGCAATTGTCAGTATTgtggatgacatctttgatgttgtTGCAACACAAGAGGAGCTTTCTCGCTTCACCGAGGCAATCAGAAC GTGGGATCTTGCAGCTGCTGCATCACTTCCAAGCTACATGAGATCATGCTACAGTTCTCTTTATACAATCACAAATGACATCGCAGATATGGCTGAAAGAGAACATGGGCTGAACCCTATTGATCATCTCAAAAAAGAT TGGGCCATGCTTTTCGATGCATTTTTGCTTGAGGCGAAATGGTTGTCTGCTAATCATGTTCCTTCCCTAGATGACTACCTATCGAACGGCGTCATCACTACAGGAGGACCACTTGCACTTGTGCATCTCTTTTCCATGCTAGGACATGATCCAACAAGGGATGCTACAAACCTCACGGCCGGCCGTATCCCTCCGATAATCTCCTGCCCGTCAAAGATCTTGAGACTTTGGGATGACATGGGCAGTGCCAAG GACGAAGCGCAAGATGGCCTGGACGGATCATACAAGGAGTTGTACCTGAAAGAGAACCCCGGTGGCGACGCGAAGGGGCATATGCTGGCGCTGATCGAGAGTGAGTGGGGGGAGCTCAACAGGGAGTGCTTCTCCAGGAGGACATTCCCGCCCAGCATGACCCGGATCTCGCTAAACCTCGCGAGGATGGTGAGGGTCCTCTTTGGCTACGGCGAAGGGCAGACGCTCCCCGTCCTTGAGGAGTACATAAGGATGCTCTTGTTATGA